The Drosophila sulfurigaster albostrigata strain 15112-1811.04 chromosome 3, ASM2355843v2, whole genome shotgun sequence genomic sequence tttaaattcaataGAATTTTCAAGAGAAAGATGTTTTGCCAGGTCTTGCATATTCTTTAGCCtctcataatcatcatcattacgACAGGATCCAACAATGACTAGTTTTATACGATTCCATAGATCTTCATTTCTAGACAGAAGAGTTCGTAACTCGTATAATGCTTGCAATTGGAGAGGATGGTTTTTTTCTGGGCGAAACTGTGCCACTGATAATATTAGGATATCATTGTTTCTCCCTACATGTTCAAGTTTCTTAAGATGTGCAATGTCACATGGTGGGTATACTCGATGAGTTCTTAAAGGTACATCGAATAAGTCAACAATATGATTTTCTGTCCATGATGAATTAACCATTATAGTTTCCGAGCACCTGCTTACCCACTTGTACAtctgaaaatttaatataataatggGCTAGGATAAAGTTCTTTTAAAGAGATTGAAATTCAACTTACCTTTGAAAAGAGACGATAGTACGTAAGCTTAATCCAGGTGAGGAAAGGATTTCTTGCTACATAAGCTTTGTTATTATGTGCTAATTGACGAAATTGGACCTTTTTAAGCATGTCGGTGCTTATGACAGGATAATGAACATAGCTCCCTATCCTAGAGCCAGCTAGAAATCGAAACACCGGATATGTAAATGCATATCCCATAGTGTCGATAAAAATATCTGGAGGAAATTTGCAAACAGCTTCCAAGCCCATAACGATTGAGCCTAGGCTTTGTCCCAACAAAGTGAAATGGGGATATTTTCGTGCTTCAACCCAATGCcgttgttttaaaaatacaaatgttatTTGATCGatgtcaaatgaaatattaaaaacattctTGGCTTTCTGTAAAATTGCACTCGGCGTTGAGTCAATGTCGCCGGTGTAAATGACTATCTTAATGCCATCGTACTTTttctgaaatgaaattaatcgaaaaatattgaagaaataaTGATTGATAGATTCTATTATAAGCCCATACCTGCAAAGCCCTCACCGCACACCATAGGACACGTTCACCTCCACCACCAGCATTACAGTACGGGTGGAAAATGCCAACATGTAATCTTTTTTCCGACGATGAGCTGTGTAGCTTCTGTTTATGGTGAGTAATCCATTGTCGAAGGCCAAAGAAAATTGCACAGACTATGCCTAGTAGCCATATCAACAGCCAGCATCTACAGCAACAAAACGATTATCTTAAAATCGGTCAATCAAAATCGTTTTTATCCTTACATGAAAACAATCAACATCTCGGTTTGTTGATAAGCAAGCAGTGTGACcgctttttacttttaaaatataccattgagctTAAAAAAAGATACCAAACAACATCTAGCTGGTTGAAGTAGTGATGAGTTTTCCAGAATTCATTTGAAAAGCCGAAacgatatttatttaattttcttaaataaaatatgcaattatcGATAGTCGAATATTcacaaatatattacaaacatatgccaatttattatttttgttgtgatcTATCAGATATTTCTTTTTCGGTATTGtaataaaagaatttttgatggaataaataataaatatttattgaatgcaCTTACGCTGATTCAGCGCGATGTTTCTTGGGAGGGccctttttaatattttggtatttttaccatcactaaaatttataaacatttggACAATAACAGCCCAGATATGGATTACGTTCGTTCTATTTTCGATTGTTTAGCTTCGCTATGTAGTTGCTGGCAATGC encodes the following:
- the LOC133844573 gene encoding LOW QUALITY PROTEIN: GDP-Man:Man(3)GlcNAc(2)-PP-Dol alpha-1,2-mannosyltransferase (The sequence of the model RefSeq protein was modified relative to this genomic sequence to represent the inferred CDS: deleted 1 base in 1 codon); translation: MLIVFICWLLIWLLGIVCAIFFGLRQWITHHKQKLHSSSSEKRLHVGIFHPYCNAGGGGERVLWCAVRALQKKYDGIKIVIYTGDIDSTPSAILQKAKNVFNISFDIDQITFVFLKQRHWVEARKYPHFTLLGQSLGSIVMGLEAVCKFPPDIFIDTMGYAFTYPVFRFLAGSRIGSYVHYPVISTDMLKKVQFRQLAHNNKAYVARNPFLTWIKLTYYRLFSKMYKWVSRCSETIMVNSSWTENHIVDLFDVPLRTHRVYPPCDIAHLKKLEHVGRNNDILILSVAQFRPEKNHPLQLQALYELRTLLSRNEDLWNRIKLVIVGSCRNDDDYERLKNMQDLAKHLSLENSIEFKVNVSYDELLKLFQQSKIGIHTMWNEHFGIGVVECMAAGLIMIAHKSGGPLLDIIETSEGSQNGFLATDAIEYAGSILNIILNPPELNANIVNAARSSVERFSEKEFDDQFLRAISAIFV